One region of Flavobacterium pisciphilum genomic DNA includes:
- a CDS encoding cation diffusion facilitator family transporter, whose amino-acid sequence MKKSTYNIKKMDCPSEEQLIRMKLSNINQIKRLDFDIPNRKLNVYHSDDPKSITSAIDSLNFDSSLLTSEETLDILTPADDSRQRKLLWQVLIINLSFFLIEIITGFISNSMGLVADSLDMLADSIVYGLALLAVGSTMSRKVGVALISGYFQIVLAILGLIEVIRRYVQQENIPNFETMIIVSLFALAGNSLCLYLLQKSKSKEAHMEASMIFTSNDVIINLGVIIAGILVYYTNSKLPDLLIGICVFVIVGRGALKILKLK is encoded by the coding sequence ATGAAAAAAAGCACCTATAATATTAAAAAGATGGATTGCCCTAGTGAGGAGCAGCTTATCAGAATGAAACTTAGCAATATAAATCAAATTAAACGTCTGGATTTCGATATTCCAAATAGGAAATTAAACGTTTATCATTCAGATGACCCTAAAAGTATCACAAGCGCCATTGACAGTCTTAATTTCGACAGCAGTTTATTGACCTCTGAAGAAACACTGGATATTTTAACTCCAGCAGATGATTCCCGGCAAAGAAAATTGTTATGGCAGGTTTTGATTATAAATCTCTCATTCTTTCTTATAGAAATTATAACGGGATTTATTTCCAATTCTATGGGATTAGTGGCCGATAGCCTGGATATGCTCGCTGACAGTATTGTATATGGTTTGGCATTATTAGCAGTGGGAAGCACTATGTCAAGGAAAGTAGGCGTTGCTTTGATAAGTGGATACTTTCAAATCGTTTTGGCAATTTTGGGACTTATTGAAGTCATTCGAAGATATGTACAACAGGAAAATATTCCAAATTTCGAAACCATGATTATAGTTTCCCTGTTTGCTCTTGCTGGTAATTCATTATGCCTTTATTTACTTCAAAAATCAAAAAGTAAGGAAGCCCATATGGAAGCAAGTATGATTTTTACTTCCAACGATGTTATAATTAATCTCGGAGTTATAATAGCAGGTATTTTAGTTTACTATACGAATTCTAAGCTGCCAGACCTGCTTATTGGTATCTGTGTTTTTGTAATAGTTGGCAGGGGCGCTTTGAAAATATTAAAATTAAAATAG
- a CDS encoding site-specific integrase has translation MLESSFGITFFLKSSVKSTNEKYIYLRITVDGVPKETSTKRKWDLKRWEQKTARATGNKEDAKTLNLFLNSLELKISRYRDELSEKGETVTSIKLINYALGKTTEKKSTVLQEFQLHNDQMLALVEKEEYAIGTHERYKISKNHVREFMLYKYGVEDMEFNELNFEFVKDYEFYLKTVKNISNNTALKYITNFKKIVLSAVDKEIIAADPFKRFKSKKTKVPKKPLTNHELASLEKHHFSTARLSVVRDVFVFQCYTGLAYVDVYNLKQSDLKVGIDGEKWIMTGRQKTGSPINIPLLPKAVMIMERYRNHPLCLERNSVLPVSSNQKMNEYLKEIADLCGITTALNTHKARRTFASTITLNNDVPIHVVKEMLGHQSVSQTEQYAMTEQLSIGREMQGLKHRLADKEDVSGEVTLQTIEQMEKDLIQMKKRLGFIT, from the coding sequence ATGTTAGAAAGCAGTTTTGGAATTACCTTCTTTTTGAAGAGTTCCGTAAAAAGTACCAATGAAAAATACATTTATCTAAGAATTACTGTAGATGGTGTTCCTAAAGAAACTTCCACAAAAAGAAAGTGGGATCTAAAACGATGGGAGCAAAAGACTGCAAGGGCTACAGGAAATAAGGAAGATGCTAAGACTCTGAATTTGTTTTTAAACTCACTGGAACTTAAAATAAGCCGGTACAGGGACGAACTTTCTGAAAAAGGCGAAACAGTTACAAGTATAAAGCTCATTAATTATGCTTTAGGTAAAACAACAGAAAAAAAATCTACAGTACTGCAGGAATTTCAGCTTCACAATGATCAAATGCTGGCTTTGGTAGAAAAAGAGGAGTATGCTATAGGAACCCATGAGCGTTACAAGATATCAAAAAATCATGTCAGAGAGTTTATGCTTTATAAATACGGTGTTGAGGATATGGAATTTAATGAGCTTAATTTTGAATTTGTAAAAGATTATGAGTTCTATCTTAAAACAGTAAAAAACATCAGTAACAACACTGCCCTTAAGTATATTACTAATTTTAAGAAAATCGTCCTTAGTGCAGTTGATAAGGAAATTATTGCAGCCGATCCATTTAAACGTTTCAAATCTAAAAAAACGAAAGTTCCTAAAAAGCCTTTGACTAATCATGAATTGGCCTCACTGGAAAAACATCATTTTTCTACAGCCCGTCTAAGTGTGGTTAGAGATGTTTTTGTTTTTCAATGTTACACTGGTCTTGCGTATGTTGATGTTTATAATCTGAAACAGTCTGATTTAAAAGTAGGTATTGATGGTGAAAAATGGATAATGACAGGGCGACAGAAAACAGGGAGTCCTATTAATATTCCACTATTGCCTAAAGCGGTTATGATAATGGAGAGATATCGAAATCATCCACTTTGCTTGGAAAGGAATTCGGTATTGCCTGTAAGTTCAAATCAGAAAATGAATGAATATCTTAAAGAAATAGCTGATTTATGTGGTATAACAACTGCTTTAAATACGCATAAGGCGAGACGGACTTTTGCGAGCACTATAACGCTCAATAATGATGTGCCTATTCATGTAGTAAAAGAAATGCTAGGGCACCAGTCTGTCAGCCAGACCGAGCAGTATGCAATGACCGAGCAGCTGTCAATAGGTCGCGAGATGCAGGGACTAAAACACAGACTGGCAGATAAGGAAGATGTTTCTGGTGAGGTAACTTTACAGACAATCGAGCAAATGGAAAAAGACTTAATCCAAATGAAAAAAAGACTTGGTTTCATCACTTAA
- a CDS encoding acetyl-CoA C-acyltransferase, with protein MNKRVVIVSAVRTPIGSFMGGLSTVTAPKLGAAAIKGALEKIQLDPNLVDEVFMGNVVQAGVGQAPARQAALFAGLPEKVTCTTVNKVCASGMKSVMFGAQAIACGDAEIVVAGGMESMSLIPHYLQMRNGTKFGPTTMVDGMQKDGLLDAYDNSAMGVFADLCATEYNISREEQDNFTIQSYERSAKAWEAGKFDSEIVPVAVPQRKGDPIIVSKDEEYTNVKLDKIPSLNPVFTKDGTVTAANASTINDGAAAVILMSEEKAKALGLKPLAYIKSYADAAQEPKWFTTSPAKALPKALDKAGISINDVDYFEFNEAFAVVGLANSKILGLDNDKVNVNGGAVSLGHPLGCSGVRIIVTLINVLEQNNAKIGAAAICNGGGGASAIVIERA; from the coding sequence ATGAACAAAAGAGTTGTTATTGTTTCTGCCGTTAGAACCCCTATCGGAAGTTTCATGGGAGGATTATCTACAGTCACAGCCCCAAAATTAGGTGCTGCAGCTATTAAAGGAGCTTTAGAGAAAATACAATTAGACCCCAATTTAGTTGATGAAGTATTCATGGGTAACGTAGTACAAGCAGGAGTTGGTCAAGCTCCAGCGCGTCAAGCAGCTTTATTTGCTGGATTACCTGAGAAAGTTACTTGTACAACAGTAAACAAAGTTTGCGCATCGGGAATGAAATCAGTAATGTTCGGCGCTCAGGCAATTGCTTGTGGTGATGCCGAAATTGTAGTTGCTGGTGGAATGGAAAGCATGAGTTTGATTCCGCATTATCTACAAATGCGTAATGGTACTAAGTTTGGTCCAACTACAATGGTTGATGGAATGCAAAAAGATGGTTTGTTAGATGCTTACGATAACAGCGCGATGGGAGTTTTCGCTGATTTATGTGCAACTGAATACAACATCAGCCGTGAAGAACAAGATAATTTCACAATTCAATCTTACGAAAGAAGTGCAAAAGCTTGGGAAGCAGGAAAATTTGATTCAGAAATCGTTCCAGTTGCAGTACCACAACGAAAAGGAGATCCAATAATCGTATCAAAAGATGAAGAATACACTAATGTAAAATTAGACAAGATTCCTTCGCTAAATCCAGTTTTCACAAAAGACGGAACTGTAACTGCTGCAAATGCCTCAACAATAAATGATGGTGCTGCTGCAGTGATATTAATGTCTGAAGAAAAAGCTAAAGCGTTAGGTTTAAAACCACTTGCCTACATAAAAAGCTATGCTGATGCTGCACAAGAGCCAAAATGGTTCACAACAAGTCCAGCCAAAGCATTACCAAAAGCATTGGATAAAGCAGGAATCTCAATTAATGATGTAGATTATTTCGAATTCAACGAAGCATTTGCTGTTGTTGGATTAGCAAATTCAAAAATACTAGGTCTAGATAACGATAAAGTAAATGTAAATGGTGGTGCCGTTTCATTAGGACATCCACTGGGTTGTTCAGGAGTTAGAATTATCGTAACTTTAATCAACGTTTTAGAACAAAACAATGCCAAAATTGGTGCTGCAGCTATCTGTAATGGTGGCGGTGGAGCTTCGGCAATTGTTATCGAAAGAGCCTAA
- a CDS encoding C40 family peptidase: MFGICNLAIVPVRFEPSDRSEIVTQVLFGEHFEILEQQNQWSKIKIQFDNYEGWVDSKQYQIISEASYNSLSSDVQILNADLIDYITSPDNLLLPIPLGASLTFLNNSEINTSNFEFEGTKTSGIKPKNALINTAYMYLNAPYLWGGKTPFGLDCSGFTQMVYKLNGYRIHRDASQQAMQGDPLSFIEESEAGDLAFFDNEEGNITHVGIIMDNNYIIHASGKVRIDRLDHLGIYNPETNRHTHKLRVIKKII; the protein is encoded by the coding sequence ATGTTCGGAATTTGTAATCTAGCCATAGTGCCTGTTCGATTTGAACCAAGTGATAGAAGCGAAATCGTTACCCAAGTATTATTTGGAGAACATTTTGAAATTCTAGAACAGCAAAATCAATGGTCTAAAATTAAAATCCAATTCGACAATTACGAAGGTTGGGTTGATTCCAAACAATACCAAATAATATCCGAGGCAAGCTATAATTCGTTGTCATCAGACGTACAAATTTTAAATGCCGATTTAATCGATTATATCACATCGCCAGATAATCTATTATTACCAATTCCGCTTGGTGCATCGCTAACCTTTTTGAATAACAGCGAAATAAACACTTCAAATTTTGAATTTGAAGGCACGAAAACAAGTGGTATAAAACCTAAAAATGCTTTAATAAATACAGCATATATGTATTTAAATGCACCCTATCTTTGGGGAGGAAAAACTCCATTTGGACTGGACTGCTCTGGTTTCACACAAATGGTTTACAAACTAAACGGATATAGAATTCACCGTGATGCCTCGCAACAAGCAATGCAAGGAGATCCTTTAAGTTTTATTGAAGAAAGTGAAGCAGGTGACTTAGCTTTTTTTGATAACGAAGAAGGAAACATCACTCATGTAGGCATAATTATGGACAACAATTACATTATTCACGCTAGTGGAAAAGTAAGAATTGACCGTTTAGATCACTTAGGAATTTACAATCCAGAAACAAACAGACACACCCATAAGCTACGTGTAATCAAAAAGATTATTTAA
- a CDS encoding DUF6985 domain-containing protein: protein MATAQEIIPQIDIFLDKFSLKKNKLTSQDLINYIEEKWHEADDEKYKIHQASIFIGRMINEYIKLKDYNNMKRWLDMMALHSLSQKHPDYINNYYNGECCLECGNEEKALEYLHLSYKENPEYIFSRAPFCYDFFNKHLENPKELPENELNDDEEMYSNVIDLKDWQLFFNENEESIYYTILDEDFESLKETTTEHDNGIQYLQNNQTKILESILSELLNKYPKLQEIYDYSDEDKQDFMPDISQIKDFADLLSPSTIYITSEFKDNIPHIGYLFYCSWDSEHGLGVMTHKNQIIKIGGAETAFYI, encoded by the coding sequence ATGGCAACTGCACAAGAAATAATTCCACAAATTGATATCTTTTTAGATAAGTTCTCACTTAAAAAAAACAAATTAACATCTCAAGACTTAATCAATTATATTGAAGAGAAATGGCATGAAGCCGATGATGAAAAATACAAGATACATCAAGCAAGTATTTTCATTGGCCGAATGATTAATGAATACATAAAGTTAAAAGATTATAACAATATGAAAAGGTGGTTGGATATGATGGCTCTTCATTCATTATCTCAAAAACACCCCGATTATATTAATAATTACTACAATGGTGAATGTTGTTTAGAATGTGGAAATGAAGAAAAAGCATTAGAGTACCTTCATTTATCTTACAAAGAAAACCCAGAATATATTTTTTCTCGAGCTCCATTTTGCTATGATTTTTTCAATAAACATCTTGAAAACCCAAAAGAACTTCCAGAAAACGAACTAAATGACGATGAAGAAATGTATTCTAACGTTATTGATTTAAAAGACTGGCAATTATTCTTTAATGAAAATGAAGAATCCATTTATTACACAATACTAGATGAAGATTTTGAAAGTCTAAAAGAAACTACTACAGAACACGACAACGGAATTCAATATCTACAAAACAATCAGACAAAGATTCTAGAAAGCATCTTGTCTGAACTTTTAAACAAATATCCCAAATTACAAGAAATCTATGATTATTCCGATGAAGACAAACAAGATTTCATGCCAGACATTTCGCAGATAAAAGATTTTGCCGATTTACTATCGCCATCAACAATTTACATAACATCAGAATTCAAAGACAATATTCCCCACATTGGCTATCTATTTTATTGCTCATGGGATTCAGAACATGGATTGGGTGTAATGACGCATAAAAATCAAATAATAAAAATTGGCGGAGCCGAAACAGCTTTCTATATATAA
- a CDS encoding AraC family transcriptional regulator yields the protein MKKENLYEPFTVSFETLTEYPDVGDRHNFFELVYVLSGTGSQCINKNIFEYDGGHLFLLTPEDCHNFTIETETQFFFLRFNDIYLKNSSLQNENIQRLEYILQNANHQPGCILKNDSDKLLIKTMIEAIIREHQDRDVYNKELIQQLVNTLIIVVARNIAKYLPEQVNIGCEAKAMDILQYIQNNIYYPEKIKAESISEHFGISGTYLGRYFKKHANETMQQYISNYKTKLIEHRLQFSEKRINEISYEFGFTDESHFNKFFKKQKGNSPSEFRKAVRLN from the coding sequence ATGAAAAAAGAAAACCTATACGAACCTTTTACAGTTTCATTTGAAACATTAACAGAATATCCAGATGTGGGAGACCGTCATAATTTTTTTGAATTGGTTTACGTACTGTCTGGAACTGGTTCGCAATGTATCAATAAAAATATATTTGAATACGATGGGGGGCATTTGTTTTTGCTAACGCCAGAGGATTGTCATAACTTTACTATTGAGACCGAAACGCAGTTTTTCTTCCTGAGATTTAATGATATCTATTTGAAAAATTCGAGTTTACAGAATGAAAATATTCAGCGATTAGAATATATTCTTCAAAATGCCAATCATCAGCCTGGTTGTATTTTAAAAAATGATTCGGATAAGTTATTGATTAAAACGATGATCGAAGCTATCATTAGAGAGCATCAGGATAGGGATGTTTATAATAAAGAATTGATTCAGCAATTGGTGAATACCTTGATTATTGTTGTTGCACGAAATATTGCGAAGTATCTACCTGAACAGGTAAATATTGGTTGTGAGGCTAAAGCGATGGATATTCTGCAATATATTCAGAACAACATTTATTATCCTGAGAAAATAAAAGCAGAATCGATTAGTGAACATTTTGGAATTTCGGGGACTTATTTAGGACGTTATTTTAAGAAACATGCTAATGAAACGATGCAGCAATATATTAGCAATTATAAAACAAAACTAATCGAGCACCGTTTGCAGTTTAGTGAAAAACGTATTAATGAGATTTCTTATGAATTTGGTTTTACTGACGAAAGCCACTTTAATAAATTCTTCAAAAAACAAAAAGGGAACAGTCCTTCGGAGTTTAGGAAAGCAGTGCGTTTAAATTAA
- a CDS encoding aldo/keto reductase, with protein MEYRKLGNTELELSAITYGAFAIGGTMWGGNEKKDSIASIHASIDNGVTTLDTAPFYGFGLSEEMIGEALKTQDRSKVQLLTKFGLVWDGSNQGQGEFFFDAEDNGKKIPVYKFASKANIIKEVEESLKRLQTDYIDLLQIHWPDATTSISETMEAMELLIQQGKIRAAGVCNYSVAQIQEAQKTIQLASNQVSYSMLNRSIEADLVPLTTSQNIGIIAYSPMERGLLTGKYFTDSKLKDNDHRNGYFSQFDLTKVKTLVGELSSLANTKNATLAQLVLRWTSLQKGITIVLAGARNAEQAISNAKAMDFNLSASELDFINQAISKTK; from the coding sequence ATGGAATATAGAAAATTAGGTAATACAGAACTCGAATTATCAGCAATAACATACGGTGCATTTGCCATAGGAGGCACAATGTGGGGCGGAAACGAAAAGAAAGATTCAATAGCATCAATACACGCATCAATCGATAACGGCGTGACAACATTAGACACAGCTCCATTCTATGGTTTTGGATTAAGTGAAGAAATGATTGGTGAAGCACTTAAAACACAAGACCGATCAAAAGTACAGCTACTTACCAAATTTGGATTAGTTTGGGATGGTAGTAATCAAGGTCAAGGAGAATTCTTTTTTGATGCTGAAGACAATGGTAAAAAAATACCAGTATACAAATTTGCTTCCAAAGCAAATATCATCAAAGAAGTTGAAGAAAGCTTAAAACGATTACAGACCGATTATATCGATTTATTGCAAATACACTGGCCAGACGCAACCACATCTATTAGCGAAACCATGGAAGCAATGGAATTATTAATCCAACAAGGAAAAATAAGAGCCGCAGGAGTTTGCAACTATAGTGTAGCGCAAATACAAGAAGCCCAAAAAACAATACAATTAGCATCAAATCAAGTATCATACAGCATGCTAAATCGTAGTATTGAAGCCGATTTAGTTCCGCTTACAACATCACAAAACATTGGTATAATTGCATATAGCCCAATGGAAAGAGGATTACTAACAGGCAAATATTTCACTGATAGCAAATTAAAAGATAACGATCATCGCAATGGTTATTTCAGTCAATTCGATCTTACTAAAGTAAAAACATTAGTCGGAGAACTAAGCTCACTAGCTAATACAAAAAATGCTACACTAGCACAATTAGTCTTGCGTTGGACAAGCTTACAAAAAGGAATTACAATTGTTTTGGCAGGGGCTCGAAATGCAGAACAAGCAATTTCTAATGCAAAAGCAATGGATTTCAATTTATCAGCATCAGAACTTGATTTCATTAATCAAGCAATCTCAAAAACAAAATAA